One Bradyrhizobium sp. ISRA464 genomic window carries:
- a CDS encoding NAD kinase, with the protein MKSSKRYDKIAFVASASAEAQSALEQLTAMYGNRPIDDADVVVALGGDGLMLQTLHAHMRTGKPIYGMHRGTVGFLMNEYSTHDLRERLAAARESLINPLLMRATDIHGAVHLHHAINEVALFRQTYQVAKLRILIDEHERMPELMADGILVATPAGSTAYNLSAQGPILPINAALLALTPISAFRPRRWRGALLPNSAFVVIEVIEGEKRPVAAVADHDEVRDVRRVEVLSDKTFAMRMLFDPGHSLEERILREQFGY; encoded by the coding sequence ATGAAAAGCTCCAAGCGGTATGACAAGATCGCCTTCGTCGCCAGCGCGAGCGCGGAAGCGCAGTCCGCGCTCGAGCAGCTCACCGCAATGTACGGCAACCGCCCGATCGACGACGCCGACGTCGTGGTCGCGCTCGGCGGCGACGGCTTGATGCTGCAGACGCTGCACGCCCATATGCGGACCGGCAAGCCGATCTACGGCATGCATCGCGGCACCGTCGGTTTCCTGATGAACGAATACTCGACGCACGACCTGCGCGAGCGGCTGGCGGCGGCGCGGGAGTCGCTGATCAATCCGTTGCTGATGCGCGCCACCGACATTCACGGCGCCGTGCACCTGCATCACGCCATCAACGAGGTCGCGCTGTTCCGCCAGACCTACCAGGTGGCGAAACTGCGCATCCTGATCGACGAGCATGAACGGATGCCGGAGCTGATGGCTGACGGCATCCTGGTGGCGACGCCGGCCGGTTCGACTGCCTACAACCTCTCCGCCCAGGGGCCGATCCTGCCGATCAACGCGGCGCTGCTCGCGCTGACGCCGATCAGTGCGTTCCGGCCGCGGCGCTGGCGCGGCGCGCTGCTGCCGAACTCCGCCTTCGTGGTGATCGAGGTGATCGAGGGCGAGAAGCGGCCGGTCGCCGCGGTCGCCGACCATGACGAGGTCCGCGACGTGCGCCGCGTCGAGGTGCTCTCCGACAAGACGTTCGCGATGCGGATGCTGTTCGACCCCGGCCACTCGCTGGAGGAGCGGATCCTGCGCGAGCAGTTCGGCTATTGA
- a CDS encoding response regulator encodes MYRIDFNKLRFLICDDNPHMRRILRTLLHSFGAREVYEAEDGATALEMYTHYVPDIVITDWSMPIFDGLELAQMIRQPESKGNPYAPIIMLTGHSEKRRVTVARDAGVTEFLAKPISAKGLYQRIMNVVANPRPFIKTKTYFGPDRRRNTTNTYIGPERRGSGEVEVMQQPSLLEKARSSI; translated from the coding sequence ATGTATCGCATCGACTTCAACAAGCTGCGATTTCTGATTTGCGACGACAATCCGCACATGCGCCGCATCCTGCGGACGCTGCTGCATTCGTTCGGCGCTCGCGAGGTCTACGAGGCCGAGGACGGCGCCACCGCGCTCGAAATGTACACCCATTACGTGCCCGACATCGTCATCACCGACTGGTCGATGCCGATCTTCGACGGGCTCGAGCTCGCGCAGATGATCCGGCAGCCGGAGTCCAAGGGCAACCCTTACGCGCCGATCATCATGCTGACCGGACATTCCGAGAAGCGCCGCGTCACCGTGGCGCGCGACGCCGGCGTCACCGAATTCCTGGCCAAGCCGATCTCGGCCAAGGGCCTCTACCAGCGGATCATGAACGTGGTCGCCAATCCGCGTCCGTTCATCAAGACCAAGACCTATTTCGGCCCCGACCGCCGCCGCAACACCACCAACACCTATATCGGCCCCGAGCGTCGCGGCAGCGGCGAGGTGGAAGTGATGCAGCAGCCGTCGCT